One genomic window of Luteitalea pratensis includes the following:
- a CDS encoding ABC transporter substrate-binding protein → MKRLASVLLVLLIVLAGLWMLRGTRGVSRGTRAIEIVATLRSEPRSLNRLLAGDRASLVVSQLIHEPLVRVNHLTQAIEPALASSWTTLDDGRRVRLVLRTGVRFSDGSAITADDVVFSLAAVYDPRLASPLVDSLTVNGAPITAHAIDAHTVELRYPAPYGPGVRPLHGLPILPRPRYARLVADGTLAEAWTPTATPAGMVGAGPFVLERHEPGIAVHLARNPHYWRMSEDGTRLPRADRLRLDIVPSQDAEMLRLRGGDVDLITAELRADDLPEARALAADGRLQLFELGPSLDADMLWFNLRPPSPGGERSSEDRRAWLRRRELREAISHAVDRGSFINAVYRGAGVQVSGMITPGNHAWHAADISPRPFSLAMAGEQLDRIGVRDRNGDGVREDVYNTPATFTLLVQQGHTARQRAAVVLQEALARIGLKVEIASLDARGLQERMANGTYDAIYHALPGSDTDPSGLMEFWLSSGRFHLWNPAQAAPGTKWEQELDLLMTRQLSMIDASERQRTVMLAQKVLDQELPVIVFAVPRVTIATSARLTHVAPGLLAPQVLWNAAEIGVR, encoded by the coding sequence GAGATCGTGGCGACGCTGCGTTCCGAACCGCGCAGCCTGAACCGGCTGCTCGCCGGTGACCGTGCGTCGCTCGTCGTGAGCCAGCTCATCCATGAGCCGCTGGTGCGCGTGAATCATCTGACCCAGGCCATCGAGCCGGCGCTCGCCTCCTCCTGGACCACCCTCGACGACGGCCGACGCGTTCGGCTCGTGCTCCGCACCGGTGTGCGCTTCTCCGACGGCAGCGCAATCACCGCAGACGACGTCGTGTTTTCGCTCGCGGCCGTCTACGACCCGCGCCTTGCCAGCCCGCTGGTCGACTCCCTCACCGTCAACGGCGCACCGATCACCGCGCACGCCATCGACGCGCATACCGTCGAACTGCGATACCCGGCGCCGTATGGTCCGGGCGTCCGACCATTGCACGGCCTGCCAATCCTCCCCCGCCCACGCTACGCGCGCCTGGTCGCCGATGGCACACTCGCCGAGGCGTGGACGCCCACGGCCACGCCCGCGGGCATGGTTGGCGCAGGGCCATTCGTCCTCGAACGCCACGAGCCCGGCATCGCCGTGCACCTTGCGCGCAACCCGCACTACTGGCGTATGTCCGAGGACGGGACACGGCTGCCACGCGCCGACCGCCTGCGCCTCGACATCGTGCCCTCCCAGGACGCCGAGATGCTGCGCCTGCGCGGCGGCGACGTCGACCTGATCACCGCGGAACTCCGTGCCGACGACCTCCCGGAAGCGCGCGCGCTTGCCGCCGATGGACGGCTGCAGCTGTTCGAGCTCGGCCCCTCGCTCGACGCCGACATGCTGTGGTTCAACCTGCGCCCGCCCTCACCCGGCGGCGAGCGATCGTCAGAGGACCGGCGGGCCTGGCTACGCCGGCGCGAGCTGCGCGAGGCCATCTCGCACGCAGTCGATCGCGGCAGCTTCATCAACGCGGTGTACCGTGGGGCCGGCGTCCAGGTCTCGGGCATGATCACGCCCGGCAACCATGCCTGGCACGCCGCCGACATCTCGCCACGCCCGTTCTCGCTCGCCATGGCGGGAGAGCAACTCGATCGCATCGGCGTCCGCGACCGCAACGGCGATGGCGTGCGCGAGGACGTGTACAACACCCCCGCGACGTTCACGCTGCTCGTGCAGCAGGGGCACACGGCGCGCCAGCGCGCGGCGGTGGTCCTGCAGGAAGCCCTCGCCAGGATCGGCTTGAAGGTCGAGATCGCCAGTCTCGATGCGCGCGGCCTGCAGGAACGGATGGCAAATGGCACTTACGACGCCATCTACCACGCGCTGCCTGGCTCGGATACCGACCCCTCAGGCCTGATGGAGTTCTGGCTCTCGTCGGGACGCTTCCACCTCTGGAATCCCGCCCAGGCGGCGCCCGGCACCAAATGGGAGCAGGAACTCGATCTGCTGATGACCCGGCAACTGTCGATGATCGACGCGTCCGAACGGCAGCGCACCGTCATGCTGGCCCAGAAAGTGCTCGACCAGGAATTGCCCGTCATCGTCTTCGCGGTGCCGCGCGTGACGATCGCCACCAGTGCCCGACTCACGCACGTCGCGCCGGGACTGCTCGCGCCCCAGGTCCTGTGGAACGCCGCCGAGATCGGCGTGCGCTAG
- a CDS encoding ABC transporter permease — protein MRRRLVGRLVFALVLAVVAFAGVYVLTDLAPGDPLEDEMRSSSSVDAKRHQLGLDRPLPVRLAIRMARLAVLDLGTSLRYDQPVLTLVAQRATTTLQAGLAALLLALLIGVPAGVLASRSTSRVVRHGIAGVSILLLSIPALVFALLLAVIATSGGLPSFAVMVISLALPAAALIERLQARGLDGVQHERCLDAARARGVPRRIITWRHAWPLSLPAVLGLAGTIAGQLLSGALAVELVTSRSGLGLLTFEALHARDMDLAAGCAGTVALIVGLVAFSADVIQAWMDPRIAILDDQAALPGGGAR, from the coding sequence ATGCGCCGCAGGTTGGTGGGCCGGCTCGTGTTCGCGCTGGTGCTCGCCGTGGTCGCCTTCGCGGGGGTGTACGTGCTCACGGACCTCGCGCCCGGCGACCCTCTCGAGGACGAGATGCGCTCCTCTTCGTCCGTTGATGCCAAACGCCATCAGCTCGGGCTCGATCGGCCGCTGCCGGTGCGCCTCGCCATCCGCATGGCCCGCCTGGCCGTGCTCGATCTCGGGACCTCGCTGCGGTATGACCAGCCGGTGCTCACCCTGGTCGCGCAACGTGCCACGACGACGCTGCAGGCTGGCCTCGCGGCGCTGCTGCTCGCACTGCTGATCGGCGTCCCGGCGGGCGTCCTGGCGAGCCGTTCGACATCACGGGTCGTGCGCCACGGCATTGCCGGGGTGTCCATCCTGCTGCTCTCGATCCCGGCGCTCGTCTTCGCGCTGCTGCTCGCCGTGATCGCCACGAGTGGCGGGCTGCCGTCCTTCGCCGTGATGGTGATCTCGCTGGCGCTCCCGGCCGCGGCGCTGATCGAGCGCCTGCAGGCACGCGGGCTCGACGGGGTGCAGCACGAGCGCTGTCTCGATGCCGCACGAGCGCGCGGGGTACCGCGGCGAATCATCACGTGGCGACATGCCTGGCCACTTTCGTTGCCAGCGGTCCTCGGCCTGGCCGGGACCATCGCCGGCCAGTTGTTGAGCGGGGCGCTGGCCGTGGAACTCGTGACATCGCGCAGCGGACTCGGCCTGCTCACGTTCGAGGCCCTGCACGCGCGCGACATGGATCTCGCCGCCGGCTGCGCCGGGACCGTCGCGCTCATCGTCGGCCTGGTCGCGTTTTCGGCCGACGTCATCCAGGCCTGGATGGATCCGCGAATCGCGATCCTCGACGACCAGGCCGCGCTGCCCGGTGGCGGTGCGCGGTGA
- a CDS encoding ABC transporter permease: MNAARVGTLLLALIGLVTAGAPWLSTSDVSTQHPDLALAPPSLSRRVLVERLPPTYRVLDQRLPITWFSGSLVRSADSEEPLLPLGADSLGRDQWTRLLHGARLSLGLTLAGLAGAVSLGALLGLVAGSGGSWLDTTVMRLADLFIAWPALYVVLVLRAALPLTMPFGALFALMTAVLTLAGWPIVARAVRSVTAAERARESILAAEAAGATPAWIMRRHLLPAAVPVVVTQALLLVPAFILAEATLSFVGLGFSEPTPSWGTMLVEAAQPFTLRHAPWLLAPAAAIALVTLSVNLIAARRRDVKL, translated from the coding sequence GTGAACGCAGCGCGAGTGGGGACGCTGCTCCTCGCCCTCATCGGCCTTGTGACCGCCGGTGCGCCCTGGCTCTCCACGAGCGATGTGTCGACACAGCATCCAGACCTGGCCCTGGCGCCGCCCTCACTTTCGCGACGCGTGCTCGTGGAACGCCTGCCACCCACGTATCGCGTGCTCGACCAACGCCTGCCCATCACCTGGTTCTCGGGCTCACTCGTGCGCAGCGCCGATTCGGAGGAACCGCTGCTGCCGCTCGGCGCCGATTCGCTGGGCCGCGATCAATGGACGCGCCTGTTGCATGGCGCCAGGCTCTCGCTCGGACTGACACTCGCGGGCCTGGCCGGCGCCGTCTCGCTCGGTGCCCTGCTGGGCCTGGTGGCGGGAAGTGGCGGCTCATGGCTGGACACCACGGTGATGCGGCTCGCGGACCTGTTCATCGCCTGGCCGGCGCTGTACGTGGTGCTGGTCCTTCGGGCGGCGCTGCCGCTCACGATGCCCTTCGGTGCGCTGTTTGCGTTGATGACGGCGGTGCTGACGCTCGCCGGCTGGCCGATCGTCGCCCGGGCCGTGCGATCGGTCACCGCCGCGGAGCGCGCGCGCGAGTCGATCCTGGCCGCGGAGGCCGCGGGGGCGACTCCTGCCTGGATCATGCGGCGCCACCTGCTGCCTGCCGCGGTGCCGGTTGTCGTCACCCAGGCCCTCCTGCTCGTCCCGGCTTTCATTCTCGCGGAAGCGACGCTGTCGTTCGTCGGCCTCGGCTTTTCCGAGCCCACACCCTCGTGGGGCACGATGCTGGTCGAGGCGGCGCAGCCGTTCACGCTCCGCCACGCGCCCTGGCTGCTCGCGCCCGCGGCGGCCATCGCGCTCGTGACGTTGTCGGTGAATCTCATCGCCGCGCGGCGCCGTGACGTGAAGTTGTAG